The nucleotide sequence CTGGTATTTGTCTCTAACGActatttgtttctttctccAAGGCTTTTTAATTCTTGATTTTGATCTTGTAtgtctttatcttcttctttgtgtCTCCATTAAACAGATCTGCTTTGTTATTCTAGATATGgtatttatcttcttctttgtatGGGTTTTGGATCGGTGAGCTATCTGGGTTTTGGTGTTATATGTGGTTCttgactttttgttttttatttttatatttatctgTATGGATTACGGTGCAAGCATATATTGTGGCATATTCTTCAAAATACAATATTGTTCTcatgatttttatatttattagatgaATTCTCAATACTTCGGTAACTACACCGATCTCCTTAATAGCGAGTCACCGGTTATTGAAGAAGTTGATGGTTTCGATCCTGCCATACAAACTAAAAATGATGTGGATCTTCGTACACGCAAATCACAAAGGACAAGGAATTTCACTCGAGATGAAGATATATTTATCGTGTCCGCGTGGTTAAATACGAGTAAAGATGCTATTAGTGGAGTTGATCAAAGCATGAATAGATTTTGGGGGAGGATTTATGAGCAATTCATTTCATTCGGAGGTCAAGAAGGACGCACCGAAGCTTCTATTAAAAATCGGTGGCGGGATATTAACgcaaaatgtgcaaaatttATTGGGTGCATTAAACAAATTGATGATAGACACCAATCGGGCCAAACTGAACAAGGAGgggtaaatatttatattttaaatattttgtctttgaaatatttattaaaatgagCTAAcatcttgtttttgttttcatttgataGTTGAGTGAAGCAAGAGAACTTTATAGTTCGAACAATGGCGGAAAGCCATTTCAACTTGATCATTGTCTTGATATACTTAAGCATGAAATGAAATGGCTTGAATCtactatatcaaaaaataaGCAAACTTGTGCTAACTATGATGATATTGGCGGTGATGTAAATAATTCACAAGATCATAGTGAACCATCCACCAACCAGAGGAGGCCTTTGGTTGTGAATACATCAAAGTTACACATTGTATTTAAAGACAATTTTAAGCggccaaatttcaaatttgaaaattttagtcGGCCAAGTTTCAAAATTGAAGTTTTAGGCGGTCAAATttctaatttgaaaattttaggcggtcaaatttttttcaaatttctaatttgaaaattttaagcgGCCAAATTTTGGAACGATAAACCAAATTTTTATAATTGGCTCATTTAAATGGGTAAAATTAATTAGACTAATTTAAATGGACTAACTTAAATGGGTTAATTTgagtaaatttaaaatttgatgactcttttgattatttgggTTGGAATGCATCACTTTATTGAAATATGAAATGGGACATCAAAGTACAAATTGGGcatcaaatgataaatttgatgctccattttgatgttttccattggagatgctctaagaAGTAGCTTGGAAATGTTTCTATTAATATACATACAATTGTGTGCGCCCCTTTAGGAAATCGTGCTTTGAAATTCTTCTACACATTGTGCATTTTCTAATTAGCAAATGTTGCATGCATGGCATGTCCCCACACGTATAAAAGTCACTGTATATAGTCAAATCCAATGATCTTGATCTCTCATCATTGTCGACTACTGTTTTCACTGAAATTTATCATGGTTGAAAAGTCAATTGGGCcactaagagcacttgcaatggtattattttgtctgggccaacaaatatgtatggggttttgtgttttgctgatgtggctgtattgggttttatgttttgatgatgtggctatattgggagatgtgttttaaattaaaagatTGTGTTgtagtgtagttttattggggacaacatggagggaatgagaatttgttggccaccatgttgggtgggaaggaaaatgtataggaatttgtgttttgttgatgtggttatattgggagatgtgttttgttaatattattgtattgagagacgtgtttgctttgactttttatgtaatagaagtgggacccaatatagaTTTTTACTGGgttagcaaattaagactatTGCAGTTGCTCTAACAATATACAAAACATAAAGAAACTGACAGCTGAATAATCCTCGACACTATGGCTCCGTTTGGTAAACCTTTTTGAAAGTAGTAGCTATGTTAGTAGAAATGTTGGagcattttagtagcagatatgctgcataAATGGTTGATAGTGTTTGGTTGGAGTTTTGCTAGTAACATTTATGTTGTGTGGTATTTTGagacaaattacgtgcaggggtatacACTGTATATATTAAAACAGAGGCATATAACTGtgtattataaattaatttacgaaataaatatattaattaataaagatATCTATTAATAATGGAAATACTTCACTTACTAATAAGTTaattacaaattaatttatgaaataaatatattattaataatgGAAATACTTCACTTACTAAAAACTTCACTCGCGATTTTTGTAATAAGGCAAAAGGGTTACTTGAAGTGTAAAAATTGATTAACAATAAATTATTGAAGATAAAATAGGAATGTGCACGAAAATGCTAGTGAAATTGTTCTCATGAGGAGCATTTGAGAAAGGGTCATTTATGCTACAAAAAATACATCAGAATTACAGTCAAAAAATGGTTGTTTGGCAAGGTCGAAGTATTTATGCTTCTGACAAGCATAAATGCTTCTCAAAAACCTTGGTAGCATAAATGTTTCTCAAAAACCTTTATCAAACGGACCCTATATATATCAAGTTGGCACGGAGAGTATCGGTCAAAAAAACTCTAAAAGTCAAGTCAATGGTGCCAGTAAGCCAAAAGCAAAGGAGATTTTGGACAAGGGTTGAGAGATACTGACAATCTTTGGCCATTGTTAGTGGCGTGGCAGTTGATGATGGTCGTGTGGAGGACCTATTTGAATTTACACATGCACGGGACCCGAGTTTATAATGTTAGACAAATAGAAAGTTAATTGGTTAATATACACACTCCCTCCCCGATCATATTATCCAATAGATTCTTGCAAATTTTTAGGTGTTAATTAAATAGAGATGACAAAGAAAATCGACTATGTACTATCCGTAGACAAGGGTGGATCTACAAATTCGATCAAGGGGGACTTAGTTAGTGGTGTAGTTTGGAATTAATAAGCGAGCAGTTAAAAATTTACTGGGTTGCtacccccgaaattttttttgggttatttccTGAAAATTGACTAGAAATAcacaaatatttatatagttattaaattaaataaataactatatagtttttaaattacaaatcataaataaaaaatatatttaagatAACAAAAACAGTCATTTAAGTTGTGTTAAACGATTTTTCATTGAGTAGGAATCATCTAACATTATGTATGAGTGtgttgtatgtatatgtatcaatcaataattataatttttatacacatcatatacatgtatttataaaaagATGTGTAATTTCTATTTACTATAAATACTATACATATAAGCCTACCCTGAGTATATACTAGATCCGCCCCTGTTCGCAGGGTATCCGATCCATCTAAAATCCATAAAGTTTAGGATATGGTTTGATTTTTCATATCGGGTTTAGGGTATTcaaaccgtttaataaaaagtcaattatagtaataatattacaaATAATCTATTtaaaggtatactactaggatattaaattatatataacatgataaaacatATGCATTTATATaatcatactaataaaactataaattagactaatttgagtTGTCCAAATAATATAACATTACAAGATAAATCATACTTAGTATCAATAGAATCATAATTAgttattgattttgttatttttccatGTTTTTAATGCATGCTTCAGGTTTTGGGTGAGTTAAGGTTTGGATTTGTGGGTTTATAAACGGCTATCCGATCATtaacgaaaaataaaaaaatattaaaaattaaatggtAAATGGATATCCAGTGATAAACGATTATGGAATGGTTtcgattttgaaaatttaaatagttTTTAAAATGGTTTTGATATAAAGcaatttaaatgaaaataattttagtATTCTTTAATTGAAAGGGTACTTGACTCGTTGTCATCCTAGTACTAAAGCATATGTGTTTTGTATCTAATGGGAACAGACAAGTTGTAATTTGTGAAAGGGAAAGgtacaatttttttaatatacaaaCTATGTAGATTTGATATGGCATGACATATGGCGTGTATCTATATGTGCATGAATTAGTCAACAAAGTTCAAGGATGGCTTGAGGCCAGCCAATGTTTTGATTATCGGTACCGGAATCACTATAACCGGTTCAACCAGACGAGTCATAcaaagataatatatatatatatatatatatatatattgtaaaggATATgagaacaaaaatcatattgTTTTGGTCGTTAAGGCGTAAGATTTCTTGTTAGTGTCCAAGTTCTATTCTCAATAATGTTACTtttaagataattttttttaactcatATAACAAACATCCCACATCAAAAAAGTGAAAGCAATTTTACAACCATAATTCTCATAAAATGCATTATTAGAAAATCCACTTGAGAAGTCCTCTTGTAGACTTtaagtattatatataaaagacTTCTCAAGTGCGAGATCCCACACCTAAGAAGTGTGAGGGGTTCTCAGGTACTCGGTTTTGACCGACACGACATGTACAACTTGATATTTTAGGTTTATTCATGCTGGTGAGGGGTTCGATACTCACACTTCTCGACAGACAACCTGTTGAGTGGGGAAGTTATGGTCTGATGAGACATTTTTTGGTGGTTGTTTGGACAAAGATCCATTTTAGACAGACAGGTGGTGAACCCTTTGAATTTGGACCGAGCATCCGCATATATGTAAAAAAGTGGTCGTGGGTCTACATGAAGTATAGGGTTGGACCTGACAGCTGAAATGTAGGAAGCCCAATACAATTGATAAGGAGTAAAgtatgaagaaagaagaagtgGTAATTAGGCGTTTTCTTAGCAGAAACAAACATCTTAATTATTTCATCACATATGACTCCGAAAACATTACTTCTGGTGGTGCCAATAATTGTTTATTGGATTAGTGTTGAAGGTTCCCTTCAACCTATTGTGCTAGCTTGCATCCTTGAAAGATTAAAGAAATTGCTTCCTCCATTTTTGTGGATGTGATGTGATTAATATAtcaattttgttatatatatgtgtatgtgcgCGCGCGTGTTGGGTAGTCCATTGCTGTTTGATAGTTGTTTATTTGCCTTGCGCGAGTTTGGTGGTTATGACTACACTTGGTCGTGTTGAAGATGTGGATACTTTGAGTGAGGGTTCAGAATAGGGTGTCCGAGTATGGATTTCTCTTAAGCAACCGTACGTTATTGAGAGGTAAGACAATCTTATTTGGTGAACATGAAATTACAGTAGGTTTCAAATATGAGAATTTACCAAGAATATAGTATGCTTTCAATGCGGCCGTACGTGTTGTTCATAGTCTGGAGGGATGTCATGTTAGTGTTGATCCTCGTATTCACTGGTCGGGAAAGTTGGACCAATATGGAACATGGCTGAGGGCGGAAGCTTGTCTACGTTCTCGCACAGTTCTTCCACCATGGCAAAAAGCTCAGTCACCAGTCACTTCCCCTCCATTGTTGAGCACTCCTGCACTAGTACTGTCATGGTTTTATATGGTTGGTTGCTAGTGTTCATTCGTGCCATTTATGTGGCCTTATATTGTCTCTtagtttttgaaataccacaaagAATTACACTTgtggttggaatcgaaccttgtaCACACATATATCGaaccttgaacacacatatgtatatgtctAACGAATTTGGAGGCCCTCAAATTCCTTAAGAATTTGAGAGTTTCAAATTATCAAATCCTGACCATTAAATGAATCTAAAGATAGACATACAAACACGTGTCTACTACAACTTTATGTTTGTTATTCAATTAGAACTTCCAACTCATATTTCCACTCTCAAAGTTATCTTCCGTTGCCGATGACTATCATAGTTAAGATCGGCTGACATCTATTTAAGAAATTTGGTGATCGCTTAGAAGGAAAGAGTGGCCCAATTTCATCCAGTCTTTTCCTTCGAGCCCGGCGGCTCAATCTTTCATTCCCACGACCAATGCCCCTTCCAGTAGAACTATTACAGCCATCGAAGATGAGTCTCCTAGTCCACATCCTGCTGCGCCTCCTACTGCACCCAATGGTCATCAATCCGCTCTCAAGTACTACACTCACCGGCCAAAAACCAAAGTTGTTCCTTCAACCGATTTACCATCTTCTTCCCTACTGTTTCAATTTCAAATCCAGAAGGGTGAAATTAGATAAAGTGGACTTGTGAGGCTTGGAAGGATGAGAGAGATgaaagttacttttgaaaagaaaataaatatattaataaaagatTTGATGAGTTGTATAATTCTTAAATGCTTAGATGTGTGGTGTGGTTCAGATTTGTTGGATAACAACTGGAGCACCTTGTAAAAATTAAGTGATTTATAGCCCTAAGATGATAAAACGTGGCAATATATCTGCCGCACGATATGAATTGCGGACTCTCAAATTCTTAAGGAATTTGAGAGCCCCAAATCCATGTCTAACCTAGTTGATTGCCAACCAAGCCAACTCTCGTTGGTTGGTATTATCTCTTAGTTTGATGAGTGCTATTAGTGGACAATCTCAGTTCACTAAGACAATCTGTGACGGATTAGTCCCTGTATAAAGGGCATTGGGCCTTAAATTTCACTAAAAACTAAGAGCTAGTTTGGTAGAGTATTtacaaagtagcagatatgctagcagaaatgttggataATTTTAGTAGTAGAAATGTTGGCTGAATGCtgagtaggtgtttggttgtacttttgctattaacatttgtgctgtgtagcattttgtaataaattacgtgcaggggtattatacatatttgttgtatacgctgtatccaaacaaacaatttaattattaaaaataatataatgacttttaaattaattaaagataataataaattatatattaattaattatcagttttatttgaatttaatttattttttatttaatttattttttatttcatttatttaatgagaaggattttaATAACACTAGTTGTTCATAAATTTAACAAATTTTACATGTGCATTTTTCCTGTCTTATCACTACATATAAAAATATGGAAATATTTTCATACATGTTTCAAAAGTAATGAGGGACAATATTGGAATAACATCAAATTACTAGGGACAATAATGAGAACAATTTGAAAATGCTTTAAAAAAGCTCCTCAAGAATAAcatttcaaaattgaatgaaaatattgGGTAAAAATCTGTCAAACTATGTGCCACTTAAAGTATTATTTGGTTGAAACCAAGCATTTATACTAAATGCTTCACAATATTGTGTACCAAACTGGCCCTAAACAAATGGGCTCTATTTCCGAGAAAAGTATCAAAACCGTTAAGCCCACAAGCTTCAACGACGCGGAAACTTTTCTCCAGCAACAATGGAGTATGTAACCCTAGATCGAATCGAAAACTAGTACAGTCCGAAATCATTTTATTCCAAGTTTCTTCCCGTTAGATCATCAATTCGCTTTAGCTTGATAGTTGAAAAAGAGatacaaagaggaagaagagagtagaggaagaagaaggagatgttGAAGTTCTTAAAGGGAGTTGTGGGTGGATCTGGCACTGGACCAAAAGATCTACCTTACAATATCGGCGATCCTTACTCCACCGCCTGGGGTTCCTGGACTCACCATCGAGGCACCTCCAAGGTGAACTCTCTGTCTTTACCCCccgttttttttttgctcaatcCGTGTTTGATTGTTATTTTTCGTTTGAGATTGCTGTTTCAGCTTGTTCCGTGATTAATTGCTTGTCCCTTGCTGCTGTGGATGGAGTTATTTAAGTTATTTGGGTTTGGAGCCACGTGTTGATAACTAAATTCAAGCTTTTCTTGCCTTCGTATATTGAGTAGCATAATCACGGTTGGATTTTCGTGGATCTTGGAGCTTGCGGAATTCGTTAATGTATTGGAGGCAATATTACTGAAGATTAATACAGATGGAAAAACATTGAGCCAAAATTGTGTTAGCTCATGATTTTTTTACTGCCCTTTTAGAATGCTCTTAACAAATAAGGCTTAAGTTCTTTTCACTTGCACGTTTCACATTCTTGTGTTGTTTATAGTGGCATTTGGcttcctttcaaattcattcgcTAATGTAGTTGGGATTTTGAAGTGTGAATGAGGTTTCAGTGTCTTAACAACATAATTCTTATGCAATTCCTTTGGCAAATGATTCTGTTTATGTCTGGTTATTGTAGGATGATGGATCTGCTGTTTCAATATTTGCTCTCTCTGGAAGTAATGCCCAAGATGGTCATCTGGCAGCTGGTCGTAATGGTGTGAAGCGTCTTCGGACTGTAAGTCGTGATGGTTATTGTGTTAGATTTAGTGCATATACACAGTATATCATTTCCCTGCAGATTCAGCATATTTGGTTCTCTTGTTTCTCAAACAATATCCGCATTGGACAGCATGTTTGTAAACATTCTTTCTAGAACTTGATTAAATTCACAGTGTGTGTGGTTTCGACCTTATTCCATATACATTGATGTGTTCTTGAAGACTGacacaaaaacataataattttCTCTAAATAAGTTATTCTTCTCGGTTGGTCTGCACTGCACAGCTTTGTAATGCTGCTATATGCTTGTAATTTGTCATCTTCTATTGGTTGAATTTATTTATGGCATAAAAAGTTACCCTTTTCTCCTTCTCCCAGGTTAGACATCCGAATATTCTGTCCTTTCTTCACAGTACAGAAGTTGAAACTTTTGATGGTTCTTCTACAAAGGTTACTATTTATATTGTCACCGAGCCTGTCATGCCATTGTCTGAAAAGATCAAGGAGCTAGGCTTAGAAGGTACACAAAGGTAACCCCTTTACTATGCTAATGcattctctttttccttttacTAAGTATATTTAAATCTTCTTAAACCGCATGATTTCCAATTattgcatttttttatttagcAGTTTCCTTGGTACAATAAATATATCTATCAGACACGTTTTGAATCTAAGTTACTGGTTGATTAAATATGTACAGTTATTTGAGACTTACGGTATCTGTTGATCAAATATTGTGCAACAATCTTCATGTTGTGCTAATTTATTCAAACAATTCCATTCTTTGCCATTGCTTGGAGATGgcatttatttgttttctacTTAGTTCAAGTCAACTAACATTAATTTGGAATTACATCGTATGAGCTATATTCCGTTCCCCCTTTCAGTGCTGTATATTCATTTTTTAAACTATAATTAATTAGATTATGAACATACTAAAACCCTCCTTTATAGAGGCTTTGGATTGGTTGTGTTTACTGTTTAGTGaaataaatacattttttaATTGCAGTGTAGCAGTGCTTGTATATGTATTCAATTGTTATGGATCTTTCACGTTTCATGTTATGAGTAAAAATGTTACTATTTGCAGTCTCTTAATATTTGatatatccattcaaaaagaaatttttttaaaaaaaatgattataatCACTTTAGTGGTGGTTGGAATGATCGATAATTGATCCGTCAACCAAATTCAGTTCATTTTGCCTCGTCTATATTCTTTCATTTGCAGGGATGAGTACTATGCATGGGGGTTGAACCAGATAGCTAAGGCTGTGAGCTTTCTAAACAATGACTGTAAACTTGTGAGTAGCCTTAGCTAGGTTAAAGATTTGTGTTATCTGTTAGCTGAACTTTATCACGTTTTGACCAACTTGTCCACTACAGGTTCACAGTAATGTTTGCTTGGCCAGTGTTGTTGTCACACAAACTTTGGACTGGAAGCTGCATGCTTTTGATGTGTTATCTGAGTTTGATGGGAACAACGAAAATGCAGCTGGTCCGATGCTGGTAATCACTGGTTTGTGACTCTGTGTGTGGgcaaaaattgatttaattttgttttttgttaagTTATACTATAACCTATATTTTGTTTGCGTGTTCAGAACTTAACTATCATATGCAAGTGATAAATTTTGGCCACTGCATCAAAAGAGCAATGTTCTTATGCAGAAAGCATCATAGATAATATAATAGAGGAAATTTTTTGTGTCACTGTGAAAAGCATCATAGTTATACTATGATGTAGGAAgaccattaattttgtttttctttttaatttttctaagaGTCCAGGAATTCGTTGTGGAGAATGTTTCCCTTTTAGTTAGGtctttttttatatcattatgTTTGTCTAGGTCAGTATGGTTTACGAATCCTAATGTTTCCTTAAACCAATTGTTGTAAACCTCTATTCAAAGGCTTGATTGCCTCAGAAACAAAGGAGAGTTTTTTTATGCAAAAACGCattaggagagattccttacaTGTTCAATGAGAGACTGATACATGCCCGGCAAGAGATTGAGAGGGCAAAGTGACTTTATCCAACTCTATTTGAGAGATTCAGGGCGATCTTCTTCAATTCAGAAGTTCAAGAATCATGTTCCAATTTCAGACAGGAATTGGAAATTTTAGCCTAGAGTTTCTTGAATAGGGGCTGATTTGGGGGTTAGGGTTTCTGGTTTTGCTCAATCCTAGTTAAAATCTACATCAGTAATTTAAAAACTACATCATACTATCTATCTGATTTATCTTTGAAAATGTTCATTTAAAATGTGCGACTCCTTTGTCTGGCCTCGTGTTTCTACTGTTGAGGTTTTATCATTTGTACTAATTTGTCagcatgtttttcttttacaCCAGCAACTTACCCTTTTCCTGTTATGATTTATGAACTGCTATGATTTCTTTTCACGCTCCACTGTGGATCTTATCTTTAAAGAATCAGATTTGGTTTCTCacgtttcattttattttacgTCTTTCAAAATCAGCAATACGAATGGCTAGTTGGATCTCAATATAAGTCAATGGAGATGCTAAAGTCTGACTGGGCTGCAATCAGAAAATCTCCACCATGGGCAATTGATTCTTGGGGCTTGGGTAGGTCTCTGAACTTAAAATACTTTTCCTCTTTTTAAAGGACCTGAATATTGTTGTGTGATGcactggggggggggggggtttaaCAAACTGCCAATTAATGTTGCGCTTATCTAATCATGTGGAGCATTCTGTATGTCCTTATTGTTACTTGGAATTTTAGTTGGCTATTGTAAGATTTTCCAAGGAAAAATACTTTGGTTCACTACAATGAAACTGACTATATGTATCCACTGGTTTTGTTCTTATTTCATTTGCAGTAATCAATTGCTCTCATTCCCTTTGCATTTCTAAAGTTTGTCTAACTGTTATCTGTCAAACTGATACCTGAACTGTGGTTATTAGTTTGCACCTTGCATTATAGATTCTTAGGGTTATGGATATTTCAAATTTTGTTCCCTTTTGCTTTGGACTCACTCTCGGAACATTCTTTTTGAATATgaattctttgttttgattgatAGGCTGTCTTATTTACGAACTTTTTTCTGGTACCAAATTGAGCAAAACGGAGGAGCTGCGTAACACGGCTTCCATTCCCAAGGTGTGCTTTTTGTTTGTGTATGCCATCCTTTACTGCTTATTTGACTCCTTATTTTTTCTTTGGGCTCTAAATTATGACTATATTTACATACATTTTAACTACTGACTACTGCTATATctattgtttgtgtgtgtgagcTTGTCAACGCTTGATTGTTTCTATTTTAAGCCTTTGAAAAGATCATTTTCATTTGTATCTTCGTATGTTTTTATCTCAGTCTCTGCTTCCAGATTATCAGCGGCTATTAAGTTCTATGCCTTCTCGCAGGCTGAATTCTTCAAAGCTTGTCGAAAATAGCGGTGAGTTCTGCCTCCCTACTCAATCTCCCTTTTCCTTctcagttcttttttttttttttttttgtttatgcatTTTCTTTAGAAAATCTTCTATTCTGGAAACTTTATGAAGGCTGCTTCATGAGGTGTCATTGTCATCAATTTCATGGCCAACCATAACATCGATTGCTATCCCAACCATGgtatttttgtccttttgtttgTTGCAGTTATTGTGTGGTATTGTGCGTGACTTAACTCTTCATTGGGGATGGGAAATCTACTTAATCTttgaatgatatatatttttcatgaacCACATTGGTGTATCTGCCTTTTGATCCCTCTCAATTCACCTATCATCATTGGAAATTcttttatgtaaattatatCATAATTTTGCTTGATAAGTCATGTGGGATTAAATTATTAACATAGATAATAGCATATTTTGGTTGATTTGGAAAGACTTGTATATTGAGTGTCTGTgttgaaaattattttcctGGCCTTTCATGCTTGCTATTGAGTGCTTTAAAGTATAATTGCCCTCTTTCATTATTTGCCTTATCTTTAGATAATATTGTTAGTGCTTGTCTTATAATTCCCTTGAAGCTTTGTTCTAAAATCCTATGATTTATATCTGACTTCCCTATTAATTTGGTTGCCTTGCTTTCTACATGTTTCTGGGTTTTGCTTCTTCTATATCCACCATTCTTTTGCTTTGGATGAAATTTGTAAAACCCCCTGAACTTGAGGCCATTTGCAAATTGACCCCCTAGTGTTCCAAAATCCAGAAACTTACTATTTAAACTCTTGGTCGTTCGCAATGAGACCCTATCAATTAGATTCACGAATTAGTTGGGATATAATGGAAAGTGCAGTGCATGTGATGTGACCACTTAAATCTGGACTTAATTAACTTGTTAATAGTTTTTAATGGTTCAACATGGTTGGCGGACTTTTGAGTACATGCAAAGCCTCTTTCATGACTGACACTCCGTATAGGCCTATATCCTGGTCTGGACCCTAACAGTGTTGTCTTCTATGGTCCTTTGCACTCTGGATTTCCCCATGCATTTCACTACAACTTCAATTGCTCTAATGCCAACTGCTTTAGAAGCCAGAGCTAGCTGCAATATTCTTAGTTTTAGTTTGAGTTCCCTGCAACTGCAAGGTTTGAACCAGGGTCAATGAGATCAGGCAACAAGTTCTTGAATGGAAAGATCATAACCCTGAAGAAGCTCTGGACCCTAGTACTAGCTTATTGTTGGATCTCAAAGAAGAGCCAATGAGCCACGATGGCGATAACTCTCAAGGAAGAGAT is from Tripterygium wilfordii isolate XIE 37 chromosome 14, ASM1340144v1, whole genome shotgun sequence and encodes:
- the LOC120014123 gene encoding uncharacterized protein LOC120014123 — protein: MGFGSMNSQYFGNYTDLLNSESPVIEEVDGFDPAIQTKNDVDLRTRKSQRTRNFTRDEDIFIVSAWLNTSKDAISGVDQSMNRFWGRIYEQFISFGGQEGRTEASIKNRWRDINAKCAKFIGCIKQIDDRHQSGQTEQGGLSEARELYSSNNGGKPFQLDHCLDILKHEMKWLESTISKNKQTCANYDDIGGDVNNSQDHSEPSTNQRRPLVVNTSKLHIGVRVWISLKQPYVIESLEGCHVSVDPRIHWSGKLDQYGTWLRAEACLRSRTVLPPWQKAQSPVTSPPLLSTPALVLSWFYMSFPSSPAAQSFIPTTNAPSSRTITAIEDESPSPHPAAPPTAPNGHQSALKYYTHRPKTKVVPSTDLPSSSLLFQFQIQKGEIR